CCGACTCGTGGCCCGTGAACGTCTGCCGGCAGGTCCCCTCCCGCACGTCCCAGAGCTTGGCGCTGGCATCACAGGCCCCCGAAATGAAGAGTTTGAAGTCAGGGGACACGGCCAGGCTCATGCAGTCCCCCGTGTGTCCCACAAACACAGTCTTCTGCTGCCCGGTCTCGATGTCCCACAGAGCactgcggggtggggggaggggaggggagggggtcacAGAGAAAGGCCAGCACAGAGGTGCCTCCCAAGCCCCAGCACCCACAGCGCTCGGTCCTCACCACGTGGTGTCCCCGGAGCTGGTCACAATGTTGTTGTCGTCCAGGAAGCGGCAGCAGGAGAGATAACCTGGGGGTAGTTAGGACAGTGCCCTGGCTGCCGGCCGCCCCCCGCAGGGCCGGGGCTTCCTGGGACCCTCAGTCTCTCACTCACTCACCTGTGTGAGCAGAGAGCTCCCGGCTGACCTTGACATTGCCCTCCCGGGATTTGAGGCTGTAGATGGAGCACATGTTGTCCAGCCCCCCACATGCCACGAAGTTCCCCGACGGGGCGTAGGCACAGGTCATGACCCAGGAGGAGCGCAGCGGGATGGCGTGCACCTGCGGGGGGCGGGGCAGCGGGGGCCTGCGCTGAGCTCCCAGGTGGAGAGCAGAGAAGGGGAGCAGGAGGCCCCCAGGAAGGAGGGCGGCAGAGGGGCCGGGAGACAGGGCTGATACCTTGTTGGTGGTGTAGGTGTCCCACACAATCAGCTTCCCGTCTTGCGAGGCACTTACCAGCAGCCTGGGGAGAGAACGCTCGTGCCACCCAACTCTCCTTCCTGTGTCCCCCTAACACCCACCCCCGGCCGCCCACGCCTCTTAAGCCTCACTTGGAGTCGGTGGCCCAGTGCATGGCATAGATCTTGGCCAGGTGTCCCCTTAGCGTCCGCCGCGTCCGCATCTGCACTCGTCCCACGACCTCTAGGCCAGACACCAGCTGCAGGAAAGGGAGCATTAAAAATCAgggtgaggacttccctggcagtccagtggttaagactccattctCCCAATACAGGGGGTACGAGTTCGATCCGTggtggttggggaactgagatcccgcaaaaaaaaaaaaaaaaaagaaatcagggggTGAGCAGGGCGCATGCCCACGTGTCAGTGTCACAGCCACTGATCTGTACAAGTTTCTGTTACGTGCCAGGCTCAGGGTCAGGGCCCCAGTCTCAGAGTTATCAGGCCCTGCCCGGCAGCGGCTTAGACTGATGCGGGAGACAGACACAGTCATGTTGCTAAGGGTTTAACCACCACCTCTCCTGcgtgggctgggggaggagggggagggggagggggatttCCATCGTACAAATAATACCACCTTGACCAGTCCAAGCTGCCGATGTGAGACCACCACACACAGACTTGGGAAGAGATGCACACATCTGGCTGAACCCAGCTGCTAGGAGCCTGCCCTCGCCCACCACTGCTGCACGGCCAGCTCTCACTGGGTACCCAGAGCAGCTGCACGGCCCTGAAACTCCTTTGACCTTCTAGACTTAGGCTGGGGCTCCAGGGTCAAAAGACTTGACTTGCCATTTACTTGCTTTGTTATCTCaggccagttacttaacctctctgagcctgttttcctCTGAGCCTGTAGAATGAGGTTTATAGCACCTACCTTATGGGGTTgtcatgaaaatgaaatgaaattatgtatttaagcaacttagcccagtgcctggctcatgttcagtaaatgtttactcttattattaacatttaatcCAATCTAAGATGCCACCAACTCTACGAAGGAAAAAATCTGCGAATTATAATTGTAAGGCATCGATTGTTGGATGCATCTCAATTTCTGAGACgtcaaaatgtgaaaaaatgcATCTTAGAACTGACGACTTCAGTATTAGACAGCTAGTACCTAGAGTCGCGAAGGGCTTCTGATTGACGAAGCCCTACCCCTCTTCATCCTTGCCACCCCGCGAGGCGGGGTAATCACGTTTTATGGACGAGGACAGGACAGAGTCTGCCTCCTTAGTCTCCGACTCggtgcctggcccagagcagacCGACCTCgcaaaatgtttgttgaatgaatgaattcatgtcATTCCTCACTCCAAGGACACGCTGTACTAGAGCTTGGGCACCAGGCTGTGGCTGGCCAggggctcccctccccactcctcccctccgGCCCTGTCAGGCGGACAGGAGCTCTCACCTCTGCCAGAGTAGTGTCAGCACAGGCCTTCCTGGCATCCTGGGGGGAAGCAGACATCAGGGGACGGTAAGGGCAGGGTGTCGGGGGGGGGTGCGTGGGCGTCTGATGCGGGTGGGTTTGGGGCTCTAGGGTTTGGGGGCGCCTCTCAAATATGAGATCCAAATTCAGGAGGTCTCTGGCGACTTCCAGGTCAGGGGTCTCTCGGGCGTCACTCAAGGGTGAATCCAGCCCTCTTCCCCCGCAGGCCCCACTCCCGCACGGCCCGGTTCCTTGTTttctggggttccctggtgggAGGGTTCTGGGGTTACTGCAATCTGCTTCTTGAGCTGCTCTGCTTCCTGCCGCAGCTGCTCCATCTCCCCCATGGCGGGCAGCGGGAGGGGTGGCTCGGGCTCCTGCCAGGAACACAGGGTGGGTGTAGGTGGATCCCCATGTCTCTGTCCCTCACACCTCACACCGGACCCCTCACGAAGGCTGGAGCCCAGTCCCCAGACAGGGAACTGACTGGGTGGTCTGCACCACTTTCCCCGCCCGCCCCTCCCAGTGTGGAGTCCTGTGCAGCCGGCCCGGCgctggcccagccctgcctgcagcccccagccccagagggCACAGCCAGCCCAGCTCCCTCTTACTTGGGCTCTGACTGGACCTCTTTAGGCTTCCAGCTCCGGTTCCCAGGCGTCTCCTCGCTCCCTCAGCTGCGACGCCCGCCCGTCACCTGCCCCGGCTCTGCTGCCAGGGgagctggcctggcctggccccgactgggggcggggggcgggggggcactgACAGGGAAGGGTAGGGCCAACGACGTCAGGCAAATGAAGTCAgctggccggggtggggggagaggacaGGGCGGGAGGCGTGTGGCTTCCGAGAGGCTTGGGCCCAGCccaggttggggggtgggagggtggcagCAGGAGCGCGGGACTCCACGGAGAAGCAGCCCCCGTGACGAGCCCcggagggaggaaggggtgcgGGTGCTTCCCCGGCCAGTCTCCAGGCAGAGAGCAGAGCATCAGGCCCCATGGGATTAGAGCAAAGCTGTGAGGATTAAGGGCTGGGTTTGGGAGGGGTGCAAAGGAGCAGCACGACCACAGCTCCGGGgggcccccaggccctggcccccACCAGTGGCGATGATCTTGGCAGTCAGGGCCTGGCTAGGAACCAGTCCAGGAGCCAGAGAATGAGGGTGAGAGACGGCCCACTGTCAATACCCAAAACTGTGCGCCTTAGCTCCGGTGGGGCGCGCGGAGAGGGCTCCGGCGAGCACGGGGAGGGTGCGGGCCGGGGCTGAGATTACAAGGGACTGATCTGGATAATCCTTCTTCTGGACAAGCCCCAGCCAGCTGCCCCCAGGGTCTGATCCTGGGGTAGAGGGGGAAGGTCCGGGGGCTCCAGAGAGGAGGATGGACAGGCCTGGCCCAGCTCTGGGTGGAGAAAAGAATGGCAAGTGGAGGGCAGCCCCGTCCCCTGCTCCCATCCGGGGCTGGGCCCACTGCTGGCCCCCAGGActcacagggtcctgctgggGCTGAGAAGGCAAGAACCAGAGGGATGAGGCTGCCCGGAGTCCCAGGCAAAATGCTCAGAGAGGGAAGACAGGGCTTAGAGTAGGAGGCCCAAGGAGCAGCtgtcagggttagggttcatcTGCACGAGGGGAGCAGGTGGCCGAGATTTCCCTGACAAATCACAGGCTGGAGAGGCCTTGCCTCTGGGAGGCCCACGATACCTGGCCTCCCTGGCTGGTCACAGCCTCTCCACCCTCCAGCGCCAGGGAAGCTGCCGCGACACACTTGACTGGGCCCCGGCTCAGGGATCTTCAGGCTCTTTATTGACGGGCGGGGAGCGGGCAGTGGGGTGACCCTCCCTCTCGTTCTCCTCATTTAAAGCAGTCGGGCCCTACCCCCTGCCGTTTCTCTCCACGGCGGCAGCATCGCGTCTTCTGTCTGTCCTAGGGCTGCAGGTCCGTCAGCTGGGCCCAGGCTAGTCTGTGCAGTGTCCTCTGAGTCCAGGGCTGCATGGCCCTTGTGATCCCCAGGCTGGCGGGCGCGCAGGGATGGAGAGCTCGCTGTTCTGCTCCTGTCACATGGGGACTTCTCGGGGGTCTTGGCATCAAGGCAGACCCCCCACAAGTCAAGAGGCCACATCCCCAAGGAGCTGGCTCAGCCCCTCACAGCTCCTCTCGGACGCGAGGCGGCTTCCCAGCCTTGTCCTGGACCCGCTGAAGCCTGTGGCTGGGGGGTTCTGGGGCGGGGTCTCTGCTGGGtattccttctccctcctccttctctggcTCCTGCAGTAGCTCTTTGGCTTCTGTCCACTCCTGGGCGGCGTGGAGAGGAGGGTCTGGCCTGATCTCCTGCATCCACCCTGCCCCAAGGCCCCTCCCTGGCTCAGCTCAGCCCCTGCGCCTTACCCGTCAGCCTGCCCGCCCCTCACACGGCTACTCCCGCTCGCTCCTCACCTGCTCCCCGTGCTCAGGGGCCCACGTGTGCCACAGCGCCAGGCTGCAGCGCCGCCCTCGCGTCACGGCCCACACGCCGTGGGGATTCTCCACGCCGGAGCTGAAGGCCACGAGGCGTCCGCAGCGAGGACGGACCTGCGCCTGGCGGGCCATGGCGGATGCAGCTCCAGGGAGGGGCCCTCGGAAAACCTGGCCCTGAGTCCCTGGAGTAGGACGGGGGTAGGGGGCCCAGAGAAGGCAGCTCTCTTGCCCACCACTTCCCCTCCATAATTCAGGGGCTGTCTGGGGGCAAGTGGGAAAGGAGCCTCCACTTGGGGAGCCCAAGTGCCAGATTGAGGCTAGAGGAGTTGGAGCCAAAGGGAGAAGGGACCTCCATCCGCCCCAGTGCCCTCACTTTTCCTGGCCAACTCTTTGTACCAGGTGCGAAGCCACCTGAAGGCACGAGCGCAGCACCAGACTCCGGGTTCTGGGCATAAGGATCTTGAGGACACTTTTCCACCCCAAAGAGAGCTTGGGTTACCGGTGGTGAGCAGAGAAGGAAGTAATTGGACAAGGCAGAGCAATACACAATGAAGAAGCACTGCTCCGCCCTTCCACCGATCCTAGCCCCCAACTTGTACCTGGAATAGGGGCTTGGGGTCCTGTGCTTCACCCGCCCTCCTTTAGGAGGGCCTGGAGGGGCCCCTTGGAGGTCTCCTGGGAGGGGCTCGGAGAGCCCCTGAACACACAAGTGGTGGGAGGCGCTGGGGAGGCCAGGGAAGGAGAGGGCTAAGGCGGCCCCAGCCACTTCCCTGCATTTGCCTCTGGGAACCTTCTGTTTTGagtcctgagcccacagctgggCTCCCtgtcccccgccccagcccccatTTACCGTGACGGTGAGGGCGTTGGGCTCTGTGAAGAACAGGTGCCCACCCTGGAAGTCATCATTGAGGTAGAGGAGTccgctggggagggaggaagacaggagGTGGTGAGACCCCCGCCCAGGCCCCCCTGCCTGACCCCTGGAGGGCCGCCCACCTGTAGTCTCGGTAGGTGTAGGCTGGGGGCTCCCGCCAGCACTCCCCGGTGTCAGGGTCCAGGACGCAGTTGTCTGCATGCACCGGGTGGCTCAGGTCCATGCGCTGTGCCTGCTCTCCTGGGAAGCGAAGGGGCCTGGTGGGCGCCCCGCTGCCCGGTGCCCGCCCACCGACACCCACCCTGCAGCTCCGGGGTCACAGCCGGGCCCGGCCTGGGCAGGGGAGTCAGTCCTCGTGCAGTGAAGACTGGGACGCACGTGGCTGGGGCTGCGGAAGGTGTGCGGTGCACCGGCCCCGAGGGGCCCCGAGGCTGGGGCGGAGCGGCAGGGTCCCTGGCGGTTACCTTCTATGGCACTACGGCACACCAGGTGGGTGAAGGAGAGGTGCAGGGGCCGGTCCGGGGAGAAGTAGGCCTGTGTCAGGCTCCGCACGCGCTCGCTCACCTCCAGAAGCAGCTGGGCGCCCTGACTGCCCACAACCCCAGCCCGGGCCAGCTGCCAGCAGAGAAGGAAGGGCCAGGAAGGGGGAGGCACTGGAAGGGtggcccctgcccccgccccactTCCACTGCCCTCCACCCACGGTTTGGGGGCGCCCATCCGCCCAACTGCTCCATGACGGCAACGCGGGCCCCTCGGTCTGGAAGTCCCTCCTCAACCCTGGGCCGAGGACTCGGCTACTCTCGGTCCCGGAAGAACCCTCCACAGGAGATGCCCGGCCCTCTTCTCCAGTTCTGGCATcaggccagggcctgggggcctCCTCTCACCTGGGCGGCCTTGAGCACCGTGAGCCCCTCGAAGCGTTCGTGGGGAGTGTGTGGGGAGCGGCGGCCCTGATAGCCAGACCTGGCTCCAGACTCAGCCGCGTCCTAAGCAGGGAGGGGGTTGGCTGGGGGAGTCACCCTCCCCGGCCCCGGGCTATCGCCCACCTCACTGCCCACAGGGCCACATGGccttccctccaaccctcccaaCTCCCTGGAAGAGGCTAGAAGCTCCCGGAGTTCTCTGAGCTGCTGCCCTTTCCCAGAGAACGACTATCTCCGCGTCTGTGTTGTCACTCCTGGTAAAGATCTGGAACCCCACTCACGGAAGGGACTGTGCACAGAACTCTGGAGAGCTTCCTACAGTGGGGAAGGGGCCCTGCGAGGTAAGGACAcctggggaagggggcagaaGGGGCTTGATCACTCATCCCGATGAGCCGAGAATAGGGGAGTTGCTCTGGAAAAGGACGCTGGCAGGAGGTTCGACAGTCGGGACAGGTCCTGGCTGACTCGAGGTAGGGACGTGGCAACAGCAAAGGTGTCTCTCTTCCATCCCTTCTCACCTTACATGCTCTTGGAGAACTTGAGTACCCTTGATGCTAAGTCCCAGTTACCCAACTGCCTACATGACTCTTATCAACTGGGGGTCTCCTAGTATCTGAGTGTTCCTTTCCTGATACCTActgtctgctttttctttcttttttctattctgtcTGCTTTTTGAAACTCAAGGTACCACTATCTAATTACCCCGTATTTAAGCCTCATCTCTGAGAGGTTTATATAGAGGCTACCTGGCCACTCAAGCCATCTAACActctattcttttattcattcattcattcagtaggcactgagcacctactacgtgccaggcactgttctaggcactgcgGACTCAGCTGTGAACATGAAAAGCTCCAGCAGGGTTTATATTTTgagataataaacaaacaaaccagatcAATTCAGGTGGTGTTAAGTGTTACATGGAAAATTAAAGCAGGGTTACAACCCCGAGAGTGCCCCGGCAGGGATCAGGGGACAGCTAGGTGATGAGGTGACACCTACATTGAAACCAAATGATATGAAGGAATAGCTGAGAGAAAAAATGTTCCAGGCAGCAGAAATAGCaaatgcaaaggtcctggggccaGAATGAGTTTCGTGTAATCAAGGAACAGAAAGGTCTGATACTTGGGAGTTATCCTTGACTCCATTCTTTCTTCATCTTCCACATAGAATTAGTCCTCaaattctttctctttgattttctaaatatttctcatcTGTCCCCATCTTCATTCCCTTGAAATGAGAACCTAACCTAGGGCGGCGGCCCTCTTGCAATCATCCCAGAGGCTCCCGCTCACTTCCCTCTCCCGCTGCATTCTCCACACTGCCACTAGAGGGAGCTCCCAGTCCTACAGGATGACGGCTCCAGACCCTGCCCTTGGCGGTTCTGCAGGAAGACAAAAGTCCACCCCTCCTTAAATCCTTCAGTAAGCCGTCCAcaaataaagtccaaactccttggtAGGGTACAGAGGCCCTTCCCCATCTCTCCTGGGCCTCCACCCCTACACCGCCTCTGGATAACATACGGCCTGATGTTAATAGCGATAGATCATGCTATTTCCACATTCTTCCAAGAGCTTCACCATGTActaactcattgaatcctcagCCACCACAGCAACCCTACAACATAACCGCTGCATTTAGCCCCGTTTCATAGAGAGGAAACTAGGCTCACAGGTGTTAAAATacattgcccaaggtcacacaggtaatcCCTCCTGGGACTGGCCCATGTTCTTAACTCCTGTGCTCCACTGCAGTTCCCAGAACCCCCTTGTTCTTCTCCCTTGCAGCCtgactttccttccctctctgtttgGTTAACTCATCCTTAAGACTGAGCTCAAATGCCAGCCCCTCCGGCAAGCCTTCCGTGACTTTGCATCTCGGCacgggatcctagctccctgaccagggatcgaactcatgccccctgcagtggaagtttggagtcttaaccactggacggccagggaagtccgtgGAGGAGTACCCTGTACAGACTTCTTTCATCAAACTCACCACCCACTCTGATTATGTCTCCATGCCTGATTCCTTCTCTATACACTGAGCTCCCAAACGCACGGTCTGTGTTCATCTACCTCTCCCTGGAACCTAGGCATTTCCAGTATacagcagggtctcaaagagcgTGTGTCGAAGAAACGCTGGCCCAGAGTGAGACTGAAGCTTCATAAAACGGCAGACTCGACCTGGTGAATACAGACCATCTCACCCAATCCAGGAGGGGATGCGATGATGGAGAAACAGCCTGCATGTCTGCCGAGCCAATAACTGAGCTCTCGGCCAACCAAGGAACCTTCACCTGCGCACTCACCCTTTCTGATGCATTTATGCTTTGTATTTTGTTCTTCCTATCAGTTTCTCGCAAAATCCTTCTGTAAAATGACCAGCCCATGTCAGCTAAGTTAAGAGGAAAAGCAACTTGTCCCCAGCGGGGAGGCAGTGGCAAGCACAGTCCCCGCTGGAGAGTCAGGGAGGGCAGGACAGGGGGCAGGCCAAGAGCAAGCGGGCAGACAGCTGTGCCAGAGGGTCCCCAAGTAGCGGCAGTGCCCCCCCCACAGGTCTTCTCACCTTGGCCAGCTGCAGGAGCACCCCGCACTCGGCTGGGGTGAGCAGCCCGTCTAGCACCGCTCGCTCCGACCCATTCAGCTGCCTTGCGTCCTGGGTCAGGGTTACCCCCTCCAGGAGGAGGACATCTGCCGGGGAGGGACAGGAACGGGGCTGAGGGTCCCCTGAGAGCAGGCCCAGCGGTAGctggcagcccccagcccctccaggcTCCTGTCTCCTGCTGTCCC
The Globicephala melas chromosome 10, mGloMel1.2, whole genome shotgun sequence genome window above contains:
- the GNB3 gene encoding guanine nucleotide-binding protein G(I)/G(S)/G(T) subunit beta-3, whose translation is MGEMEQLRQEAEQLKKQIADARKACADTTLAELVSGLEVVGRVQMRTRRTLRGHLAKIYAMHWATDSKLLVSASQDGKLIVWDTYTTNKVHAIPLRSSWVMTCAYAPSGNFVACGGLDNMCSIYSLKSREGNVKVSRELSAHTGYLSCCRFLDDNNIVTSSGDTTCALWDIETGQQKTVFVGHTGDCMSLAVSPDFKLFISGACDASAKLWDVREGTCRQTFTGHESDINAICFFPNGEAICTGSDDASCRLFDLRADQELTTYSHESIVCGITSVAFSLSGRLLFAGYDDFNCNVWDSMKCERVGILSGHDNRVSCLGVTADGMAVATGSWDSFLKIWN